The DNA window AGTAATATCCCAAAAAAGCAGAGCTTTGAATCAATGGCTACGTCAGTCAGTTCAATGGCTAATACTATTGATGACAAACAAAGGTTTGCCAAGTCATGGAATTCGACAAATAGGAAGCGGAAATCGATGAGTAATATCAGTTCCCTTACAGGCAATTCAGATTCTAACCCTGTAGAAAGATCACAAGGTTTCAGAGGAACCAGTACCGCTACTGTTATAAATACCAGTGTCCAAGAAACACGCGATGCTGATACTAACATTCAGAGAATCTCATATTCCAATACTAAAAACGATGCCGTAAGCAGTATACGTTCTAGAAGAAAGTCAATGGTACTGGAAAATTCTAAACACCCTATTGAAGATGCTCTTTATGAGATGGAGAAGTTACAGGGTGGCATTAGTCACGACACAACCGTTGGAAGGGTCAAAGATAATGGTGTAGTGGTTACTCTGCCTATTGTTTCTAAAGGAGGTGACAAAGTTATACATTATGCGAAAGCCCTCTATCCTCTTCTTGACAATGACGCTCCTACATTAGCCCACTTTGACAAAAATGATTATATCTTGATTACAGAGGTAATCAATGATGATTGGTATAGAGGAGAGGTGTATGGTAATGATATGATCAGTCCTGAATACAGAGATGGTTTAATACCTTACAATTTCATACATCTTCTTGACTGAGAGTGATATAATTACAACCGTGTCGTAAGACATACATGCATTAATGGACATTGCATATATAAGTATATTCTTTATGTATGCAGAATTGTAATATTTTCGTATTTAATAATTTCGAAAAGGTGTAACTAAGATAACAATGAGATAGTcttgaatttcaagaaaggCTGCTCTTTTAAGGGTTATTAGCGATTTGTTCAATGACCGCAGTCATTCACACCATTATAAATGTTGATTAATACAGCTACACTAAGTGAAGCCAttctaaaagaaaattattaaatacGTCATAGATCGTATCAATATTGGCGTGTACTTCTAGCCGCAAGAAGTATATGACAACAAAGGCCTAAGGACGAACACTCATTCAATTCTACTATAGTTGATCTGTTATTAAAAACTTTCTATATAGATAAAACGCCAGATGCTGGCTTTTAGATATTTACTAGTCATAACTTACCGTACCTTAATTTTAAGtacaaaaattattctCGTCCAGTAGTTTGTGGCACAACGGGCTGGCAGTCGCAAAGGTGCATATATTGTTGGTAAGttatatttgaatcagTGCATCTGCTTACTACTGAGGGCATTGGGCCACACATTTAGAAATAGCTTCAAAATTCTTGTACAGACTGTAGCAAGCTGGGCTATAGCCTATATGATTCCAAGTCAAATCACTGCCATATTTGGGTGACGAATAATACCGCTAGTTGCATCTTGGACTTCAAGAATCATAAGTAGTGATGATCGACAGTTTCAATGCGGTAAATGAAGTAATATGTTTCCTTTCAACATGCTTTTCTTATTTCTAAATGGCTCTTCTTttagtgaaaaaaaatagaaataatGCGGTCAGGCTTAATAAgatttttaataaatataaGGATTATCGAGCTTGTGAATCCAATATCTGGGATTACTGTGACTTGTATTTTATGTCTGGTTTTTCACCATACCACAGATTCGATGAAACGATATACAAAGTTGGTACTCCTCACAATATCGTGGTTACCGGTAGCGATGACAACAGCAGAACTAGTCAATATATCGAAAATAAATGGGAAATCAATGAGACCAACTCTTAATCCGAGCGATAAAGATACAGATTGGGTTATCCTGAAATTGTTCAGGCCCGCAAAGAATCTTCAACGAAACGATATAATACTATTCAAATCACCATTTGAcccaaaaatattattttgtaaacGTGTAAAAGGTTTAGACAAGGATTTAATTAGATTGGAGCATGAGAATATAAGAGTACCGCGAGGTCATATCTGGGTCGAGGGGGATAATGTTCATTCAGTTGATAGCAGGACATTCGGGCCGATCTCGAAAGGGCTAATCCTAGGGAAAGTCAAGTGTATTGTATGGCCGCCAAGGAGGTGGGGCActgatttgaataaatggGCAGGAAGAGACGCAATGGTTAATGAGGATGATAAAATGCATTTTATAGATAGTGAATGattaaatatatagatgccatgataattttatatatgcAAAGAAAGGTTAATGAAAGTGGTTTGATAGTTCACGAGAAAGTTTATCAAACTTCATTCAATCACCACCGGTTAGGAACATCAATTTCTTACCtcttttttcatcattgtCCAAGAATGAGAgttctttttcatcaatcTCGTCGAAACTAAAGTATTGATTGTCGCTTGCTAGAGAATCCATAAGTAACGTCTTGCTAACACTGAAACGACTGGTACTGCTGTTTGTACTTATTGGGGAAATGTTATCATCACTGGAGATGTCACTGCTATTACTTGAATTAGAGCAAAATTCGAAGGATAATTTTGGTGGTTGTTCTGGTTTAAAATCgttgaatatttttgaagagtTTGTCCTTGATATTACACGTTTCGAATCCTTCCTGAATTTTGTTAGTTCAATTTCGAGAATCTtgcaattttcttttgaattcatctCAACATAATTATTTGGATAGCATAACTCTGGGAAACGGGCGTAAAAGTCTTTGTAACCTCCATTTACGATAACTATATCTGGATAGAAAAGGTTTGGATAATTATCGTAGTGAAGCATTCTATCACAATTTCTTAAATGCGATGCAAGTATGGGTCCTCTATGGGAACTGAATTCACAATGGAATATGAGCAATGTGTTACTTTTCCTCTCCAACTCAagcaaatttttttcaatatctttttgagttgataaatttattgcATTTTTTATATGTCCACCTTTAAATTCATATTCGAATCTGCAATCGATGATCTTGTACGATTTGAAATGAGGTTTATGTAGATCATTACAAATGATATCTTTTAATATGTCAGGGGTGATTCTTGGGAACATAATGTTAGAGTTTGGTTCAATGTAGGTGATTTTACTTTGTGATAGTACGGAAACGTTCTGCTCATGAATTTGTGAATATATAGAATTGATCTGCTTGATCGTTGTTGGATGGTTTATCTTCTTGGgttctttcttcttaaaCGAGTCTGAACGTTGTAATGATAGACTACTCTTTCGAGAACACGATTTTCTTCGAGTGGCTGGGCAGTACATTGAAGATTGTAAGACGTTGGTAGAATCTATTTGTAATATCACTTCTTGGTCAATTGACTCTCTTTTCGAGAATAGTGACTGGACGTTCTTAAAGAACTTTGAACCTGTATTACCGCTCATTAAATCGTCCCTCTCATTCATTATGGAACTTCTCCACTTGCTCGAAATGGATCCTCCTCATAAGTAAGAgtctatttcttttttttttttaccttCTTTGGTCTAATTTTCATGCGCTTGTTTCATACAAATGTAAACAAAAAACAAACGTCTCTGCTATAAAATGGTACACTATTATTTACTTTTACCTGTAGTTTCTAtaaaatgtatataaaCAGACACATAAAGgaaatgtatatatatagatttACATATACATTGAAGATTGTTAAATATTGTAGAAAATGTCTCATAACTCGCCGTGCTTTTTATGGGTTTTCAAGTGTTGCGAAAGGTTATCACTTCTACTAAATTTCTTGTCACAAATAGTACAAGCGAACGGCCTTTCGGTAGAATGCACGGATCTGATATGTCTCTTTAAATGTTCACTTCTTCTAAATGCTTTGTAACAGGTGTCACATTTGAAAggtttttcattttcatctattGGGTCAATggattttttccttctaTGCTCATTTAATTGAAACGTGTTGGTAGATTTTCTCCTTGTCTTTTTAATTTGTTGTGGTGATTGCAAGGGTTGTTGCTTCAGtatatttgtattatttgataaggACATTggtattgattttttcaaagagaacatattattactatttgaATCTGGGTTTTCCATCCCGGTAGTGGCAATCTTAGCCATTGTTGAGGCTTTGCTCGAGAGTAGCATGGAAGGCcttatgaaattttggtTTGGGGATGGCGCTGTATTGCTATTAGTGGAAGGAATAGTGGTATGAGTGGAGCTTGAAATTGTAGTTGTCGGGAAGTTTAAACTGCTGTTATTGTTTGAATCCTCATCATCCGAAAGAATGACATTTTCCCATGTGACGTTTTTATGGAAGAATTCAGAGTTTCCTAGTGCAGGCAAAGAGGCACGATTTTTTCTAATGCTATAATTTCTTTCCTGTCTTGGAGACTGTGGAGGTACTATGGCATCGGATTGATTAGTGGAGAAAGGATTTGTGAAATCTATGTTATATTCACTAAGAACTTTTGttaattcattatctaTCTTGAATGCACTTTTTTctatcttttcattttctattgtaaatttatctttttcatttaagTTCCAAAAATCCACTGAATTGGAAATTGAGTTTCTTGCATATGATGATGCCGTTGGTAATCTATTGctatttgatattatttcaCTAGCTCTTCTATAATTTGGatcgaaaatttcattgtctgtcaataaattatctattAATGAAGATGTATGTCTCTTGTAATTTGCAGTATCATCCAGAAAAAGACTAGGATCAATAATAGTTGGATTTATAAACTCAGTAGAATTATTATCTAAAGTCTTTGGTGATTCTAATCCGAATAAAAAGTCGTTTAACGTTGTTGGGCTTGTAAGAGAGTCATAgtttaaattttctgtaGGAAGCAATTGATTTTTCGCTCTTGAGTTACTGTCAGTGGAATCCTGAAACAACTCAAAACTGTTACTTGTTGTAGTTGCTGGAGTAGATATGGCTCTTTCATTTGGAGAATCATTGGTTGAAAGAGGAAATTGTAAAGTGTTATTTTCTTCCGTAGTCGTCAtgatataataataatagtagtaGTATTATTACTACAGTAATGTATCACTCTCGTTGTATGTTTAATTAAGTTCCTTGTTgtttgaatattttattttattttttgaaaaagcaaGTACAATGGAATTATTTATACTGTCTTGTAGCTAGGTTTTCTTtccaacaaaaaaaatgacgTTTTCTCGAGGTAACTCTGctttattttatttgttttCCAATAAAACCGCTTATTTTAGTTGAAGAACGTCTGATATTATGTGTACACACCGGTATTAAAGTTGTTGAATTGTTGGTACCCATaatatataagaaaattgtatatatcTCTCTATAATCAGACAATCTGCAGAAACAAAAAGGAAGCACGGTTCGATTTTCGCAAGACCAGCTGAGTgagaatttattttcatttgactCTCACGCATTCCCAATCGGGAAATTTGTACGGCAACGACCCCCCGCATGTGGAAACTCTTCCTGAATACGGAAGTTTAACGCCGAGTTCAGCTATAATTTCTCGGATTGGgcaaataaaagaaaagcaGAAGCGAGAAATGTCCGATGCGGTGGCTGGGTTGTCCGAGCACGCAGCTTTTTTTACGTCAGTCGGTTGTTTCGTGCACGTGACCTATCTGGATTGCGAGACAAAACCATTTGCATGTTTGAGAGCAGTTTGTCATGATAGCCAGAATGGACCACTTACCACTGTATAGTAAGCAGTGCAGACGTGGATGTTCCGTCCGTGTGTGCTCGTATGCGTTATCAGTGTTTTCCCGCGGAAAATTGTGCGTAGCAACGGCCAGCGAGGCCGTACACTGGGTTACCTATAAGTATAGAATATTCGTATATTTCCTGGCCCAAGCCTTTACGTTGTCGTTTGGAAATATGATTGTTATTATAGTTTATAATATGCGTATATACAATCACTCTTCTTCACTACTCTCATCCAGCAATTtgttcatttcttcttcaaaactCTTGGATTCTTCATCGTCACTGGATTCCATATCCTTCTGTGTGATTTCCTCTTCTTGTACCGCAACAGGCTCTGATTCTGTTTTAACTTCCTGTTTTCTGGCTCCTGGAATAACTAAGGTGGCATTCGCTTCTCTCTTCGCATTTGCTGCATTTTCTTCATGCGGCAATAGCGTTGGAGGTGCAATCTTTTGCTTCTTAGTTCTTCCATCGTCATTGTCTCCCTCTAATTCGTGACTCTCTGTGTCTTCTTCTCCATCAGATTGTATTCTCACTGTCTTGGTCCTTGGTCTTTTCGAACCAAACCTCCTCAATgcttcatcaatatttaaCCTATgttttaataattcatcatatAAATCCTCCGTCAATGAAATCCCTTTCTTACCAGGCTTCATTTCCCCAGTAGATTGATCCATATAGTATTCTCTAATATCgatcaaatttatatttctaAATTGTCTAACTGTAACTCTCTTATTCTTACCAAGATCAAAAATTACATCAGAGGATGGTAACCCATGGGGACTAAGTGAACTTGCTTCATTTCCACCTTCATAATTGCCTCCCCTCTTTCTGTTCTTGTATCGATTGTAATATGACATTGATTTCTCTTATTATACTGCGATTGTTCACCTCATTTATATGGATCAAAATCAacttaattttaaatttttctcttttaaacttttttttctttctctcgTTCTCACcttttaatttatatacTATATGCAACGATTTAGCGATGTAAGAGTGAGAAGAAAAAACGTTGGATCTCGagataatatttatttcatttatatatctGTAAATTCTGGATGGGCTATACCAGAATCCCACGTCTCGTTAAAATGATCTTGTAATATCTCTTGCTGAATATGTCTCACTATTCTTTCATCCTCGTTGTTCAACTCATCGCCTTTGATGAGTAGcatattttctaatataCGTTCTAATTCCTCCACTTTACTCACTCCAATTACAGTGGGACCCTTATTGATCCAGTTCGTAAATGCATACCGAATGGCGAGATCTGACAATCTTATACCTTCTTGATCACGACAATATTCCACCACTTTCTCAATCGCTTGGCGTAATTCAGACGAGCATGGATGGAATGATctagtttcttcttctctcaACAGCGACATGCTTAGTATTGAAGCATTGGAAATCATCCGGATTCCACAATCATTTTTAAACCGATGATAATACATATCCAACgtattattttgtaaattcaTATTACAATATGATAATACACAATCTAGTGGTCCGATATCTCTTGATTCCTTACAATATTTCGACACTTCGTAAAGAAATTTGACGGGATATCCAGAAATTCCAACCCTCTTGATAAAtccttcttttttcaaaatcatcaactCTTTAATAGCACCTGTAATATCGTTTAAAGTTTGGAATTCAACATCATGGAGGTAAACCAAATCAAGATACTTTTCAGTCTCATCTGGACACCATCCCAGTAATCGTTCAATCGATCTTTTGACACTAAATCGGATATGTTCGGGACTATAATTAAACTCATTCTCTGTAATTCTTCCAGCTTTAGTGCATATCTGAAATGTACTTCTTCTAGGTTTAATCTTAGCAAGAGCTTCTCCAACTAATATTTCACTTGGTCCATAATATGGGGACGTATCAATTACATTAATCCCATCACCAAAAGCTTTCTTCATGATTTCTACCACGGGTAAACTCTCCGGTACATCATTATACTGTGTATTGAACGTTGCACATCCTAATATTATCTTGCAATCTTCCATTTTGATTTCCTATGCGTATTCTATTTCTCTATAGCCTTCACGTTTAAGTTTATATACTATTCCAAATTCTTCTTATATGGGTTAAATGTGTCTCTCCCCCTGGGTTCATCTTAAATcgagaaaagaaatggtTATATAGTATTGTGTTTGTGTCAATTTACCACATTCTAACTCTCACAAGTATTGATTCAAGGGATGGCTATAtcatatatttataaataaTTCTAGGCATCATTGGGAGAGCAGACCTAGATATATTACAATGTGCGGAAAATAGACGCTATAAAGTCAAACGTCAGCTGATACAAGTTGAGTCAAAGCCATAAGTTGTCACACTACGataaatgattttaataTCCGATTTCCAATAACGATGATACATTCTTCACCCTTTTAATGGATATTCATGACAGTCGCGGCGTCTTGCGTCGCGGTGTTTCTCCAAGAATACCGTTTATTCGTGCCGGTCATCATAATGACTTTCAATCGCATAAAGGAGATGACTTGCATTGCTCCCGTGCCGGAAGTATGGTTTGGCTCTGAGAATGGGATAGACTCGTTGTTTGTATTTCTTCTGAATGATGCCATTTGATGTAGGGCTTTCGAGAAGAGTGAGAAGCGCAACATGGTACGTCTGAACAACTTGTCTAATGTAAATTCCCTTCGAAGTGCATTTCTAGAAGTAATATTGTTTTAGAATTTGTTAGCACTGGGCTTGCTTCAGTGTCTGCCATTTTCTTATGCTTATAAAAAgtgttatatatatcagCCTGATAACATAAAGTTTTTAATCGGCCATCCAGAGCATTGTAATGGCTTCTCTAAGAGACTTGTTCACATAAATGGGAAGACAAAAGATATAGTGGCTTTATGAAAACAATACGGTAATTTCTATGTTACTAAATGGTATATATTGTAGGTATAACTGTAAGAAAGGCCCATATAAGGGTTCAGATGCTATCAATACCCACATTTACGATGCAATATTACTTCAAAAGCTACATAAGAATATGGCGAATAAAACATGTCAAATCACAAAACAATCTCTAATACTGAAAGACAGTGCATGGAAAATTATGAAGGCACGGGCAGATCATCAATGTTGCCTTATTGTTGAGATTGTGCTTACTATTACATATAAGTTCATAAGATATTGGTTGATTTCGACATTTATTGTGCAGCCAATGACCCAGATCCCCAGCTTGAAAAATAACGGATTCTACTCATGTGAATTTACACTTTTAAGTTCATTTCAGTGGAGTACTTCTCAATACTGCCGAGCCCAATTGTTCATGATTATTAGAGAAGTTTCTTCAACTCTGCAACTGAAACATTCAGTTTCCAATTTAGCAACAAACGATCTTGTTAAATATTACCGTACTTTAGATTAAAGACCCTTGGTCTTAGATTGCCAGATAAAGTTCTCCTACCTACGTAACAACTTTGGCAGGTACTCACATACTGttgatcaaactttcaTAATATTATGGAAAACTGTAACTAATAGATCATTTGCAAATGATCTTATTTTGACTAGAATATATTGCTAATTGTCTTCTCAAATTGTCCGATAGTTCGTATCCAGTGTCTTAACAACGAATTAGTTACTTGTACAGTTCTGCGAGATATGTAACGAAAAAAACGTATATTATATGTTAGTACCAGCAAtagtaaatttttaaattagGGTACCTTTATTTTACATCTATATGTAGCAATTATGGTATGTTATGTTTCTCATAATTTGGGAAGCTGTTGCATTGTGGCCGTTGGAATTCAGAACTGCAAGACTTCGCTGgctttatttttattaaattaatAGTAGAATTAGCGGTTCTATAGTGTAGTGGTCATCACTGTCGGTTTTGATCCGACCAACCCCGGTTCGAATCCGGGTAGGACCtcttttgtattttttttacttaatttttctttttttcaaattaaaaataaaaaattcttAATTTGTAAGCTGCAGCAATTGCGAGTGAAATTGTAAAATAGCGCATCCACAGCTTAAAGTATAAGTACTGTAAGAATAAACATTACTCAAGTTaattatcattgaatttcatttgtgAATATTGTTATAAGCATAGATcaggcaaaaaaaatggcaGTTATCGAAGTTGAAAGTCAAGACGAATTCACACTATTGACGACCAAAGAGTCTGGTGAGCATTTAATAACACTTTACTTCCACACAAGTTGGGCGGAACCATGTAGGCAAATGaatgaaatatataaagcTGTCAGTGAGGAGCCTTCAAATAAAGATATAGTTTTCCTTTCCATTGATGCCGACTCAAATGCAGAAATTTCTGAGTTATTTGATGTCAATGCTGTTCCATATTTTGTGTTAATTCAAAATGGTAGTATCTTAAAAGAGCAATCTGGTGCTGATCCTAAAGATTTTATCAACACCTTAGAAGAGTgtaagaaatttatttcGAATCAGCAAGCTAAAGATGAGGACGGTTtagaagaggaagatgagGAGGCAGAGaccgaagaagaaatagcTGACAGATTGTCAAAACTTGTCAAGGCTGCGCCAGTCATGCTATTCATGAAAGGTAACCCATCAGAACCAAAATGTGGGTTTTCTAGACAGATTGTAGGTATATTAAGAGAACATCAAGTTAGATTTGGATTTTTCGATATTTTGAAGGATGACGCTATTAGACAAAgtatgaagaaattttccGATTGGCCTACTTTCCCTCAGCTATATATAAATGGTGAATTCCAAGGTGGTTTGGATATCATTAAAGAATCGTTGGAGGAAGATCCTGAATTTTTCCAACATGCGCTTCAAGCGTAGATCCATTAAGATATTTTTGTATTGCATATATCTTAGACACTATCTATTAAAGCTTTGATATAATTGTATAACtaggaaaatgaaatgcCCTTTTTCTGTGTTGCCTTGATTAATCATTTTTGTTTCCCTTCgtaattcattatttgaacgAATTTAGCTTAGAAACGAATGACCTCTAAGTACTAAACtataaaatatcttcaaacCTCAGACGACATaagatatttcttttttacGATATGGCTGTTTTGCTAATCGCTGAAGTTCTTGTAATTTATATAAGATTGAGGGAGCACATATCGATCAAATCAGAAATGCAGGTAAACGGCTtccaattcaaaaataaaacgtCCAATCTTTTCAACATAGGAATCTTGCTAtgctatatatatttctaTATACGTTGTCTGATGGTTTGTTAAAGCATTTTGAATGGgcaattcttctaaatctCGTAGAGGTATTATCAAATAAGCTAATCGATTGTTCTCTTTAAGCCTGTCGGTCTTTTTTCCGATGAGATGCTAAAATGAGTGAACGCGTCATATGAAATAGAAACGCGTCAATTAGAAAGAATGCAATTTTgattgtaaatatttttcttcttactATTTTATACATTATCActattgataaatttcgACAGCCTTTGTTCTGCATAGTTCTAATACTTCCGCATCTCAAGACATTAGGGGCTTGCGTTTAGTAGAGGCTGAAGATACATTTTACATTCATTTACTGCCCAGGTAACTTGAATAACCCTTTTTTAATCATGGCCCCATCAACTCCAAAAACTTCAAGAATCTTGAAGGCTAAAGACGGCAACACTTCATcacagaagaagatgaaacaGTCAAGCTTATTGtccttcttttccaaaCAGGGTACAACCGCTGCTACTCCAACCAAGAAAGCAGTATCAAAAATCAAAGGTGAAAAAGCATCCTCCCAACCGATTCAGTCTCAATCACCTAGTGTACTTTCAAATACTACTGCAGTATCAGATAGTAAAAATACTTCTGACACATCTTTTGTTAGTAACGACAAAAATCCTGTTCCTGACATTAATACTTTAAATGCACGTAAAAACTCCATCCATGGAAACACAGACTCCAGTATAGGCGATATTTCTACATCCACTGTCGGCAATACCTCAAAACGAAATAAGAGAAATGTCAGTTATGCTGAAGAcagtgatgatgacgatgaacTGCTAAACGATCTGTCTTTTCGTAAAAGCAAAAGAGCTAAAAGATTGCAAGATGACgaggatgatgaagacgaaTATATTCCAAATAAGGACGAGAAAAATGAGGCGGACGATGATTTCATTAACGATGATTTAGACAGTGATGATGACTTGATGCAATTTGCAGCAACAAGCGAAAGAAAACCAAAATTAAAAACATTTACACCCCCACctgcaaagaaaaaatactCACCGCCAAAGCCtcaaataaaatcaaaacaaaataaatttacAAAACAAAATGAGGAGAGGTATCAATGGTTAGTTAATGAAACGGATGCGCAAGGCCGTCCACCAACTGATCCAGAATATGACCCAAGAACTTTGCACATTCCCTCTTCAGCATGGAACAAGTTCACGCCATTTGAAAGACAATATTGGGAAATAAAGTCTAAAATGTGGGATTGTGTTGTCTTCTTTAAGAAGGGTAAGTTCTTTGAATTATATGAGAAGGATGCGTTATTGGGTAACTCCTTATTTGATCTTAAATTAGCAGGTAATGGTAGAGCTAATATGCAGCTAGCGGGTATCCCAGAAATGTCCTTTGAATATTGGGCTTCTCAGTTTATTCAACATGGTTACAAAGTCGCGAAAGTTGACCAAAGGGAATCTATGCTAGCCAAAGAAATGAGAGAAGGATCTAAAGGTATTGTTAAAAGAGAACTGGAATGCGTACTCACATCCGGTACTTTAACCGATGGAGATATGCTGCACTCCGATCTGGCGACTTATTGTCTTGCAGTTAGAGAAGAATCTGGCGATTTTtataattcttttgatgACTCTACTGTTAATCATCCTGATAAGATATTCGGtatttcatttattgataCTGCTACCGGTGAATTACAAATGTtggaatttgaagatgataatgaatGCTCAAAATTAGATACCATTATGTCACAGATAAGACCCAAAGAGATTATCATCGAAAAGAATAACTTGAGCAACTTagcaaataaaattgtaaaGTTTAATTCAGCTGCAAATGCAATTTTCAACAATGTAAAGCCAGATACTGAATTTTATAACTTTGATAGAACTTATGATGAGCTTATTTCAGATAACGCAAAATATTTCGAggattattcaaaatggcccaaaattttaaaagaatattacGAAGCAAAAAGGCGTGCTGGATTTAGTGCCTTTGGTGGTTTACTCTACTATTTAAAGTGGCTAAAATTGGATGGAAGCCTGATCTCTATGGGGAATATTAAGGAATATAACCCAATAAAATCTCAAAACTCATTAATCTTAGACGGTGTAACTTTGCAAAACCTTGAAATCTTTGGGAACTCTTGTGATGGTACAGAAAAGGGCACCCTatttaaattattgaatagAGCCATTACACCAATGGGTAAGAGAATGATGAGGACGTGGTTAATGCATCCCTTGCTACAAAAGAatgacattgaaaaaagattggATAgtgttgatattttgatgtCTGATGCAGAATTAAGAGATAAGTTAGAAGTTGCCTTTTCCAAACTGCCTGACCTGGAAAGAATGTTGGCAAGAATACATTCCAGTACAATCAAGGTAAAAGATTTTGTCAAAGTTATT is part of the Kazachstania africana CBS 2517 chromosome 1, complete genome genome and encodes:
- the GRX3 gene encoding monothiol glutaredoxin GRX3 (similar to Saccharomyces cerevisiae GRX3 (YDR098C) and GRX4 (YER174C); ancestral locus Anc_8.240), encoding MAVIEVESQDEFTLLTTKESGEHLITLYFHTSWAEPCRQMNEIYKAVSEEPSNKDIVFLSIDADSNAEISELFDVNAVPYFVLIQNGSILKEQSGADPKDFINTLEECKKFISNQQAKDEDGLEEEDEEAETEEEIADRLSKLVKAAPVMLFMKGNPSEPKCGFSRQIVGILREHQVRFGFFDILKDDAIRQSMKKFSDWPTFPQLYINGEFQGGLDIIKESLEEDPEFFQHALQA
- the MSH6 gene encoding mismatch repair ATPase MSH6 (similar to Saccharomyces cerevisiae MSH6 (YDR097C); ancestral locus Anc_8.235), translated to MAPSTPKTSRILKAKDGNTSSQKKMKQSSLLSFFSKQGTTAATPTKKAVSKIKGEKASSQPIQSQSPSVLSNTTAVSDSKNTSDTSFVSNDKNPVPDINTLNARKNSIHGNTDSSIGDISTSTVGNTSKRNKRNVSYAEDSDDDDELLNDLSFRKSKRAKRLQDDEDDEDEYIPNKDEKNEADDDFINDDLDSDDDLMQFAATSERKPKLKTFTPPPAKKKYSPPKPQIKSKQNKFTKQNEERYQWLVNETDAQGRPPTDPEYDPRTLHIPSSAWNKFTPFERQYWEIKSKMWDCVVFFKKGKFFELYEKDALLGNSLFDLKLAGNGRANMQLAGIPEMSFEYWASQFIQHGYKVAKVDQRESMLAKEMREGSKGIVKRELECVLTSGTLTDGDMLHSDLATYCLAVREESGDFYNSFDDSTVNHPDKIFGISFIDTATGELQMLEFEDDNECSKLDTIMSQIRPKEIIIEKNNLSNLANKIVKFNSAANAIFNNVKPDTEFYNFDRTYDELISDNAKYFEDYSKWPKILKEYYEAKRRAGFSAFGGLLYYLKWLKLDGSLISMGNIKEYNPIKSQNSLILDGVTLQNLEIFGNSCDGTEKGTLFKLLNRAITPMGKRMMRTWLMHPLLQKNDIEKRLDSVDILMSDAELRDKLEVAFSKLPDLERMLARIHSSTIKVKDFVKVIQGFEDICDLLKTISKTELEGALKQYISQVPSSLYDDVENWTNVFDRYKASEEGIIIPHRGIEADFDKSLDDIKELENELDIILNEYRKKFKCSSINYKDSGKEIYTIEVPTMIVKSIPSNWIQMGANKSTKRYYSDEVKILARAMAEARESHKILEEDLKNRLCKKFDKGFNTSWMPTIHAIASVDCLIALTRTSECLGSPSCRPEFVDELDAKTGDKLNGFLKFKSLRHPFFNMGSTTVKEFIPNDIELGKDVAQFGLLTGANAAGKSTVLRMTCVAVIMAQMGCYLPCESAILTPVDRIMTRLGANDNIMQGKSTFYVELAETKKILDMATNRSLLVLDELGRGGSSSDGFAIAESVLHHVATHVQSLGFFATHYGTLGSSFKEHPQVRPLRMSIIVDEETRNVTFLYKLEDGESEGSFGMHVASMCGIPKSIVDNAQVAADNLEHTSRLVKERELATSGIDGEFNSIPLGLQSDIVRLVYGDGLTNGKKGCGEGVLVYDSNVRRNVLKNIFQIIEGLQ